The following is a genomic window from Paralichthys olivaceus isolate ysfri-2021 chromosome 3, ASM2471397v2, whole genome shotgun sequence.
ATACTCTAAATTCTGTGAGGTTGACTGTGCTGGAGTGCTTATGAAAATATTAACCGTCATACATGGAAACAACGCCCCATCACACTTAGAACAATGGGAAAGACATTATTGCACAATCCCACCATGCCACTGTCTTATGTACccagtaaaaaataaagatgaatacCCCTTCATGCTCTGTGAGATAACTTGATGTGTGGTGAAAAGCACTGTCCCAGCAGTGCAAAGCAAACCTggcagaaatattaaataaagctAAACATCCAACATCGGTCACGGTGATTGTCTTAAAAGTGGATTTTCTCAGATTAAATCAATTCTTTTCTCATAGTGTCTTTAGTACTCTGGCAGTACAATGTAGTTTTACAAAACATAATGTGTCCACCAGACGTCTCATCTGTACACACCCTCATCCAGAGACGTCACTTCTGTATCTACGTGTTTCCTGGATTTAAAGATTTGAACTGCTCTAAAATTACAGAAATTGTCAGCGGTGTAAATAGATCCAGCGTTTTAGTCTGACTTTGTCTTCTGTCCagtttttaaaagcagaattaCATATTTTATGATCATTTAGTCATCACTGGCCTTCAAAATTCACCACTAAATGTTAATTTTTAAAGAAGCTCTCTAGTACGAATGCAGAGGTACTAACTCAGGGGGGTAGTTGATGACTCTGTCAACACTTTCCTGTGCCGTGTAGTGTTTTAAAAGGGTGAGGTAGTCAGGGAGTAGGGAATAAGGAGTAGAGGATTTATTTCTCCAATCAGAAAATCTCGGCCGCCTGCAGCAGCACAATCTGCCCGACCCAGCAGCAGTGAGAGttgagagtgagacagacagtaaATCCCCTCTCACTCTCGTCCAAGGAGCTTAAAATAACACCCGACAGCCCACTCTCTATTCTTTGCCCCTTATTCAACCGTGTAGGTGAATGTAACCATCACATTGCAACATCAAACCCTTTTTTCCCCCAGCACTCCCACATTCTTTTTTTACCCTGCTGGTATCGAGAAGTTTTGGCGACCATTCCTCTGCGGAGAGGGGCTGAGCTGCGACAACTCCACAGCCCCGCAGTGGTTGGCTGCCCAGCACCTTATTTGAACAGCTTTGAACACGAAAGAATTTTGCCCCAAGAGTTCATTCAGGATTCTACCATGGACTCATAAGTGCTTTAATTATCCATAATACTAGATTTTCTTCTCAGTGACAACAATCGTTCCATCCCCAGAACCCCAATGTAAGGGCAGGCAGTATCTGTTTGAGAGACCTGAGCACAAGCACATTCTCCTGTCCTCTGGGTGAAATCACCACTGCTCTTATCTTACATGATTATATTAGtgtttatacatatacatatatatatatatatatatataaaaactggAACATCTGAAAATACTTTGACAATACCTCTGCTTTTCTTTCGCTCTCATTCTCTAAGTGGCATTTTCAAAGGGAAAAGGTATAAGGACTGAGGTCATTgattgcattaaaaaaataaagagctcACATCAGTGTCTGAAGGGTGTGCTCGTAGAAATACCAACAAAGATCATCATAAGTGCTCTTTTTTGCGCTCTGTGTGCAAGCGTTTGTAGGTGCATGGCGGCAGACACTAGAGGTTTGCCCGCAATTCACACAGTTAAAAAAACGCTATGAGTTTGATCATGGTCCctttaaacagtttgtttatacgttacaaaactgcaaaaatatGGGCACTACCGAAaaaatattgaatgaagtaATAAAGACTGACTGTAATAGAGACTGACGACTGAAACAAGCATTGTTACTGCAAAACTCCCACAAATAGGGTGAGGATTTTAAGTATGTACATTCTACGTCAAGCCTAGGGCTGTGCTGAGCGGTAAAGGGGACAGGGGGTACATTCAAAAATAGCTTACAAGAACTGTGAGAATAGAAGTCAAATTTATATTACAAAGGAATTCAACTTGACAAGAGGTTTAAGGTCTCCTAGATAGAAAAATAGTTTTGAGAATACAAATTATAGGCTACTATTTAATTATTTCCTTTAACTCCCTAAAAAAGAGGTAACATGCACTGAGTAGCCAGCGGCAGTTCCTGTAGTGTTGCGTCGAAACTGAAGGGACTGGCTTGCTGGGCAGTGTAAGCTACTCCAGTTAAGAGGTGAGAGGAGTGTGTCCTCAAGTGTAGCGTGCCGGATTGTCATTGAGCTGCTGGTTTGATTTTGTCTCAGCTGGTtgccacattttttaaatctccccCCTCCCTAAACCTCAGTGTTTCTATTTGAATCAAGCTACGAAGCTGAACAGCTCTAACCCTCCGTAGAGTCTGGGAAGGTGATTTCACTGCCAAACACCTCCCTGTACAGAGGAGGAAACGTGTATGCTGTCTCAGGGTGCACTAGGCGGAAAAACTGCAGTTTGTCGATGTGGAGGTTGCAAATTGACTTCATTATGGGGAGCTTGGACACCATCTAGATTAGACAGAAGAGAAGTAAAAAATGGCAATTAATTACTTGACACTGTGGGTTAACAAAATCAACCAGGCAATTATTTTCAGCAAAGTGGCACAGTGGTACAACGGGTTCTGTACCTTCGCTAGCTTCTCTTCTGATGCTCCCTGTTTTTGTAAACAGCGCTGCAGAGCCACGTAGACTTTGTCCTGCAACTTCTGTATCTTCAGGACATCTGTAAGCCAGGGTCGGTCTGGAGGAAAAAATAAGGACAAGATGACGTCATTAGTGTTGTTATGTCACCGGTATGAAACTAAATGTGGTAAGTTTTATATTGTACAAATATCTAGGAGCAGGATACAAACATAGAGACACCAATATTCTGATGCTACTTAATTTTCTTTGAAGCAGCCGCTGGGAATTTTGACTTGACAGGGTCGGCAGTAATCCAAATTATTTGCACGGCATCACTGATTGAAGTATGTTGAGTGCTACCGTGACATAATGCAAAATTTAAGTGGTGTGACCTATTAATACGACAAATATGTGACCTCCGCAGGTTTATTTCCATCAATTTAGTTTAAGTGTGAAAAATAATGTAGCTCTTTGCAATATCATTATAGAACTTAATATGTGAATATCGCAGGTAAAGATAAATCTATTTAGTTGAGAAATacctggtgaaagcaacacagCAGCACTGAAGAGAGCCATATCCTCCTCAGACATCTGTATGCGGCTCAGGCTTTTGGCAAAGTCAAAAACTGCATTCACGAGGTCATCACAGCctaggaagaagaaggaggacaAACAAGATCATCAAGACATGATCTTAATGAGCCTGACGCAAATTAAAGGgacaaaaaaaatctcctgttattttttttttattatgttcatACATTTGTTCCCCatgagagaaagatagagacTCACCGAGAGCTTTGAAAAACTGAGGAGTAGCAAACTTTCCATCGAAGAGCAATGTGTTATTGATGGGGTTGTAGGCCCGACACATGCGGATCAGAAGAACATCCATGCAGCCTGTTCAcacacaagaaagaaagaaagataaattaagaaaaaagcTAAAAAGGCATATTCACATTGAAATCGTTTCTGGGCTGAGACTTAAAGAAAAAGAGCCTACGCACTTGAAAACCGATGTTTTCTTATGTATGAGACAAGTTCACTACGGATAAATGTGAtgaaacagtaaaatataatgTTACTCTTTTCTAACGGAAATCTACTTTATATTATAGCAAGTagaatatttattataattcaaAAGAAACAGTCAAATCTATATAACACAGACACTTTGACTGACATTTACACTTGTCAGGAGGGAGAACTATATTTCTTCGTCTAATTCTACCAGTTCTACATTCTTCTTTGACAAGATAATTGTCAAGATAATTCCTTGCAAAACCTGTGATTAACAAGTGAATTGTCACCTGTAAAACTATGGATGTAATTGATGTAATCAAGCAACACATTGCATTTAGCCACTAGTTCATACCTGAAGATGTTCGTGCATGTACAGAGATTTTAATTGCTGATCCTGACATGTTAATGTGTGGTCATAATTGCAggaatgtgtttctgtgttgattGCTAGTGTCGACAAAAAACTCTACCATCTTCCTCCACCCTTCAGGTGTTCAGAAGGTTTGACAGATCATGTATGGGTGTGGAGACTTTTCTAGTCTTTTACATAATAGAAGCAATTAGTCTAATCAAGTgaagaaaacatttgcatttatgttCCGTGGGTATTTCATCTTCGTAAAAATGAGGAAAGGAAAGTACCGCACCTTACTTCATGATAATAGTAAATCTTGTGTGATTAAAACAAGGTCAGAGTTTCTacaaaaacagaacaagtcAGTCCACATCCATGTGATATTCAAAATCTGTGAAGTCAGCTACCACCTGAGGGTAATAAACTGTTCATATGACAACAGCCATCTTAGTCACAGCTTAAAGTTTGCAAACtaataaacatgcacacagcagGGTAGCTTGTCTTGGTGGAGGCTCATCTGTTGCAGAAACAGCCCCCGACTGTTATGTGACTAAACACAATAAccaaaactgattttaaattgtGGGGAGTGTGTACACTGGTTTCATGCTCTGACCTGCTTTGAGGAGGATAATCTGATCGTTCTGACACAGGTCCATGAAGCCAGAGATGCGCTTGGCAAACTCCACAACGTACTGGATTGCATTGGTGATGTGAATGGCACATTGTTGCCACATCACCTCAGCTGACtgaaagagagtgagacaaaGGGAGTACTTTATTAGAACTGCAACACCTGAGGGGCATCAGACAAGTTGTATTACACAGTTGTTTATTAACTCCATCCATGTTTAGACATCAAGGAATGTCTGGTTGTGTTTAATGCTCTGCTTTCTACTAAAGATATCTTGACCTACAAGctatttgtctctttttttctgcatctcAACTTGTGCTTTGGCTTCCTTAACTAGtgagatgtgaaaacacagtaggaactgtgttaaaaaaaagtttggatttACCAACCTCACTGTTAGAAAGGTACTTTTGCAAAAACAAGGGagcacttttatttgtttttagaaacttttttctcaatgtttttactgttgatTTTTACACAAGGTTAAAAACTGCAAACATTCATCTCTctacattgtacaaaaaaacaagatgatgcagtgatgtgaaatatttttaaaagtgattGCTACAATTATTAGATTAAGGGCACGgtcacacactcatttcaaaTGTTCAGGTAGTTGAAAATATCTATTATTGATATGTGTTTGTATAGATTCAGCTGTCAAACTCTTGCAAGTGAATATTAACATGTTCCACATACCTTGGTCTGATATGAGCGTGTCTCTTCTGGGTTATACAAGGTCCACGCCATtctcttcagctcctctgtgctgtACTGGCTTGTCTCGATATGGGACTTGACCACACTCTGAGTTATACGCTCTGAATAGGGGGAAATATCTCTTTAATGACATACAACACACTTTAATTGCTGTATGTTGCatatttgtgtcttttcacCCTAATGGTTATTGTTAAAATTGATTGAATGGTTCAAGATTTTCTGGATTTATTACTGACCAATCTCAAGCAGGGAGCAGCCCCCGGGCAGCGGGTTGAGGATAGCGTGTGAGAAGAGTCCAGAGTCATGCAACAGCTGGTATTCATGCTTAATGCCGAGGTTGCCATCTACAAAGTCAAAATTGGTCTGTTCTGGTGAACTCTGAGAGGATGAACTGCTGCCTGCACTGCCACCCAGCATGTCCAGGTTATAGTAGTCGCTGCATCCATCCTTTGGGGTCAATGGCAGGTCAAAAAGTAGGTCTCCTTGCAGCGTGTTGATGTCGTCCAGATCACTGAGAGCAGTGCTGGAGCCTCTTCTGTAGGGGCAGTTGAGGTCGGCCATGTCGCCATTCTCCTCGCGGGCGCCGCTGCCTGCACACTCCTGGGACTGCTGGTGCTTCTGGACCTCTGCATACAGGCTGTCACGCTGTTTTTTGGACATTCGACCAAACTTCACGGCTGCGACGAGAGCGTGAAGACATAAATGAATCATTCAAGAAGGTATAGTCGTAGTGAAATGAGGATTACATAACTCATTCATTGTGAAAAGCAAAACGGGGGTGGTGGAAACTCTTAGTTAATTAAATATAGATCGAGCGGCTGAACTCACCATCACGGCTCATGCCCAGAGCAAGACACTTCTGCAACCTGCAGTGCTGACAGCGGTTACGGTTGGTCCGGTCAATGAGACAGTTTCTCTGACGTGAGCAGGAGTACATAGCATTGTTCTGCTGGCTACGTCTGAAGAAACCCTACAGACAAAGAGATCACAGGTTATAGATCATAAACAAAAGTCTCTGGCAGTTTTATTGTGACTCTCTGCATATTATGGAGATGATTTCATAACTCACCTTGCAGCCTTCACAGGTAATGACACCATAGTGAATCCCTGATGATTTGTCCCCACAGATTTTGCAGGGAATGACCTCTATTTGAGCTGTAGAGAAAGATAAAGGACACAAATCTGTAAAATACTCAATAGATATTAATAGATATCGAGAAATTAGACATctcaaaacataaaaagatagATTTGTATTGAAAGATACATGACCACTGATTGCTGTCGTTCTATAATGAAAGTATTATTTCTTTCACTTGGCACATTGGTCTAGACCTGAAAATAGTAGTAAACTCCAATAAATCAGACAAAAACTCATGCAATTATAATGAAAAATTAATCAATCCTTTGAGTAATTTTTCAGACATGCCGAAAAATGTCAGTTCCAGCTTCTCCAGCGGAATAGTATATCGTATTcaatatttttgcatttttaactgtccatcaaataaaacatttaaagacattaaTTTTGGTTCTTGAAAACTGTGcctgccaaaaaaaaaagtttaatggagaaaatctgcagattcattgataataataatgacaaataGTCGCTTCCATGCAATGAATGATATGCAGCATGTGTGGAGAACTAATATTTTGCCATTGTTATGCAATAAATATCCAGGAGGGAACATTTACAAACAACCAAGCCCACAAATATTTGACAACATAATTTGCATATTGTCCGTTGTGATTAAGAGACACTTTTGTAGCAGAAACATTCAACATTTGCTCTTTAGGCCTATAATGCTACAACGTATTATGAGGAAGTGTCAATAACTCAAAGGAGACGAGGGTATACATTATATACCTTGTGTTCATTGTTGAAGCCTGAGCCTTCTTACCCTGGAACACCATGTTCTTTTCATTATGTTGTTTATCTAAGTAGCTGGGCCTCCTCAAGCCCAGAATAGCAGGTCAATTGCATTAGCTGAGGCCCAGGGTTATAAAGTTTCGtggctctctctcgctctgccaCTCCTCCTCAACGAACAAAATGTGTGCAGGTTAACAAAGACGCACTGCCTTGCTGAACCCTTGGAGCCCTGCAAACCTAACCCACAAAACAACTGCAGCCCACCGTGTCAACTGTGAGCAAGATTTTGATTTGGCTTGGGCTGCAGGATGTGCCCAACAATCCCTAAACCACTTTTGTTGGATCACACAGGGTATTAGGTAACCTGTAAATCGCAGCAAAGGATTTAACCGGCCTTCACAGCTCTTCTGAAATTGCTGTTTTCTAAAGGCTCTTTTATAAATTACTCACAACCAACCAATCACATGAGTCACTGTGCGTGGGGAGAGATGTGCGTCACACGCtgaggcaaaacaaaaaaggttAGTGGCCGACATTGCCCTGAAAATCATgacgggggggaaaaaaatctgtcaacATCATGCCTTGTCAAAGACATATTTGAACGTCTCGCTTGGCTAGAATTCCTGCCGGTCAATGAAATGCAACTGAgggatataaataaataaagggcaatggaaaaaaaaatccctctctCCATTGCTCCCTTTATCGCTCCCCGTCCAGAGCCTCAGCCTCTCCCCCCGCCCTTCGGCCTGTTATATAACTGCTGTCTGGCCGCATTCCATGAACACACTCATTCAAAGGTGGTTGCCCTAGCAACGGTGTGACGTCCTCACTTGGCCTGCCGTGCTCCCATTGGCTGCTGAGCGAGCAGCTTTGTCCATGACTTGCTGCCTCACCTGCCAGTCAGCTGAGCAGCACAGTCAAGGCCCAGGGAGCAGGAAC
Proteins encoded in this region:
- the rorca gene encoding RAR-related orphan receptor C a — protein: MRAQIEVIPCKICGDKSSGIHYGVITCEGCKGFFRRSQQNNAMYSCSRQRNCLIDRTNRNRCQHCRLQKCLALGMSRDAVKFGRMSKKQRDSLYAEVQKHQQSQECAGSGAREENGDMADLNCPYRRGSSTALSDLDDINTLQGDLLFDLPLTPKDGCSDYYNLDMLGGSAGSSSSSQSSPEQTNFDFVDGNLGIKHEYQLLHDSGLFSHAILNPLPGGCSLLEIERITQSVVKSHIETSQYSTEELKRMAWTLYNPEETRSYQTKSAEVMWQQCAIHITNAIQYVVEFAKRISGFMDLCQNDQIILLKAGCMDVLLIRMCRAYNPINNTLLFDGKFATPQFFKALGCDDLVNAVFDFAKSLSRIQMSEEDMALFSAAVLLSPDRPWLTDVLKIQKLQDKVYVALQRCLQKQGASEEKLAKMVSKLPIMKSICNLHIDKLQFFRLVHPETAYTFPPLYREVFGSEITFPDSTEG